The sequence TACACTCTGTCTCCTatggattataaaaaaaaaaaaaaacaaaaaaaacaaaacaccatcatttaaggaaaagaataatacaaagaactaGCTCTTTCTTTAAGTTTAGCAGTGAAAAATGATAGTCTCCTGATTAATTCTGGACACTTTGATGTTACTGTCTACACACAGAGTAGGTTTGAATTGATTTTAAGAGGgtttcagtttcattttctagctttcccttttctattttttttttcagcttctgAAGTTTACTCTGTGGCTTTCTGCAATATTTTCTTtggtgcatttcttttttttaatttttttaaaataaatgttattttggttgtgtttttttttttttaacaaatgaaataaagtaagataaaacaaaacaaaaaaatcacattgaacTTGGACAAGCCAATCAGTGGGAGGAAAAGAACCCCAAAGAGAagtcacaagaatcagagacccactctttcacacattcaggagtcccataaaatacTAAGTTAAAAGCTATAATagatatgcagaggacctggtgcagacctgtgttggccctgtgcttgctacttcagtctctgtgagttcatatgtgctctgctctgttgatttagagggcctgtTCTCCTAGTGTGCTCCatatcctctggttcttacactcttctgtctccttttccatgCAGTTCCCAGttctgaggggaggaatttggTGGCGAACTCCCATTTAGAGACCTTCTAGTGTCTCTaaagtctggctgtgggtctttgtgcTTGTTCctgttgcaggaggaagcttctctgatgatgactgaatacaGCGCTAATTTAGGAGTATAGTAGAGTAtcattaggagccattttattgttactttttatttcacaccagtagtatttggttttacccagGCCTATGGGCTAGCTAGCCTCTGGGTCTTTGTCATCCAAAAAGTATTAGGTATAGATTTCATTTCATGGAATGGAGTGGGCCTTATGTCAAATCAGGTATTTATTGGTTATTTCCACAAGATTTGTGCCACCATTCTCTAGCATATGTTGTAGGCAtgacagattgtagatcaaagattttgtggctgggttggtgtttccttttctcttttggtagtctGCAGAGTTCCTTCCAAaatcaaagacactagaatgtaggaGTGAAGGGTCTATGTAGGCATCAGCTTTACCTTGCCATGTTCAATAAGCTGTGTCTATGCTGTGTTTAGGAATGGGGATTTGCTGTTAGTTTGTGGAGTGCAATCTATTGTCTTTGTAACATCCTGGGTTCCTTGGGGAGCTTCATGAGACTCCTTTGGTCAATAGCTCAATTGGTTGTAacctagtcccagcacttgaaacTTTCTTGACATGAGATGGCCAGTTGGGTTCCATCTCtctcattatttggagactttgTTAGGACCCCcttcatgtattttaggaagtttttgtagatgtaattctaaatggtcttattaaataagaaacacagagccaaataaagagttaaaagcccagagatcagagcagtagccatgagctaagaccaccttatcttatcactcgctgctgtccttcccctgagagagataccttctcctgtgtgacccatctttttattgcctttctgttctaccttctcattggctttaaacccaaccacatgattttctcatcactgcctgcctgtctatacagacctccaggtctctatggtacatactgagattaaaggtttgggtcaccacttggctgtgtcctcaAACAcatagactctgcctgccatgtgattggattaagggcatgtgccaccacactggacttttgctaaatggcttgctcttagctctgacccccaggcaactttatttattaacatacaaataaaatcacatttcagcacaagtaaaatatcaccataagttTCCACAGCATTAGGTTCCCATACCTACCCTGAAATGCTCTTTAGTTCCTAGATttctctccctgtattccctcTCTCAACCcaatcttcccctccccttcacaCCTGGTCCTGCTGTTCCTGTCCCCCTGCTCCTAGTCAACCCATAAAATCTGCTCTATTTCcacctcccagggagatccatgtgttcccCTTAATCCCTTTCTCTATACCTAGCATTTCAGGGTCTACATAGTATAGCctggttattatttatttaatggctaaaatccacatataagtgaatacatactatatttatcattctggatctgggttacctcactcaggatgattttttctgtttcttgaaattttcatgatgtctttttttctttaaacctctgaatgtaatgtacactccattgtgtaaatgtaccacatattctttatctatttttccattgagggacatctatgttgtttccagtttctggctataataaataaacagcaaTGAATGTGGTTGAACAAGACTCCTTGTGATAGGATGAAGTGACCTTTatgtatatgcctaagagtggtatagctgggtcttaggtaCACTGATTTCCAGCTTTTTGAGGAGCCATCATACTTATTTCTGTATTGGCTATACAATTTTGTGCTCCCACAagcaatgaataagtgttcccttataaaactttttttcactagttctttgagaatttcatagtgTTCATAGAATTTCACTAGTTCatagaatttcatacattcatgaatttttaatttcattgctGCCTTAggaagaaatttttatttgtatctttggcttcatttgaaacatatttttttctgtcttcttgtctTATAACTGGGGTTTTGATAAGCCAGTTGGTAGTTCTGGAAGACTTGGGTCTAAAGTTCCTTTGCAATTGTGGAAAACTAATGGGATCCTCACTGAAAACTTGGCATCCATATAGACTGTTTTTTCCCTCCTGATTCATTCTATAAATTTCACTAGATCTAGTGAAATTTATTCAAGATTGTATGTATTAATTTGTATATTTCATGCAGCATACAATAGACAGTACATGGTGGTTAATAACcattttataaaaaatagttaaaaatgtgGAAATATTATGAAGAATATATTCATTTCCTCAATAGTTATAAAGACACTATCAGAATTCTTacagttaaaatttatgaaaaatgctttcaaaatgtattttttcttatttataaaactaCAATTGAAATCCTCAAATACATATCATGGACTTTTCTAGCAATAGCATAAAccagacatccacatggcctctaGCATCAGCATGTGCTGTGGACTTCAGCATGGTCTTGGTGGTagtacagaccatggacatcatcatggcccttggtggcagcaTAGGTCTGGGACATCAACATAGCCTCCaggcaaggaagctacttttgcagACTATTGGTACTATTGgtgactgcagactcacagttgagaaagaaagtcatagaaggcttctgtgacccctccccccaaaataagaggacataaatttaaaagagagcaaggacTGGCATATGGTTGAGTTTGGCAGGaaaaaatgaaagggagaaattatgtaattaccctaaaatctcaaaataaaaagttttaggAACCATCATTTTTAATGTTCAGTAAATAGTGTATATTAATGTTTATAAATATCTCTCCCACTTCTAGaacaatatttttatgaatataacTGATACCACATTAATAcctgtaaaattaataaaactaaaaaaataaatgtaatccaatattagaaaagaaaaatgttagaaaTTCTTAGGAAAGCAATTTTAATTGGTTGACTAAAAATTACATAAACAGTTTATTAAACtcttagaaaaaaagaatgaataagaaCTGGGGGCCATATTGATATAAGCAGGCCATTAACATCTTCTATTTCATTATTTGAACTGGCCTTTAATGTGCCTCTCACCCACAGGCCACATCATTTCATGTACTTGTGAAAAATACCATTTTCCTTGCCATGTTCATAAAGGCTTGCTTGACTTGCTGATTCCTCAGGCTATAAATGAAGGGGTTTAGCATGGGAGCTACTGAAGTATTTAGTATGGCAACTCCCTTGGTCAAAGATGCTCTTTCTGATGCTGAGGGCTTAATGTACATAAAAATTCAGCTTCCATAAGAGATGGAGATGACAATCATGTGGGAAGAACACGTGGAAAAGGCCTTTGTCCTCTGACTAGCAGAAGGAATCTTCACAATTGTTCTGATGATATATGTGTAGGACAGAAATATTAATGCCAAAGTGAACATTAGGGTAAAGACAGCACAGGAAAACCCCATCTTCTCCAGGAATTTTGTATCTGAACAGGAAAGTTGCAGCAGGGGGAAATAATCACAGGTATAGTGATCAATGATGTTGGACCCACAGTAATCAAGGTGTAGGAGCAACATGAGTGCAGGGAAGATGATTAGGAAAGAGACCAGCCAGCAGGCAAAGACAAGCATTGTGCAGACTTTCTGACTCATGATGGTCAGGTAGTGCAGGGGCTTGCAGATGGCAACATAACGATCATAGGACATGGCAGCCAGAAGATAAAATTCAGTGACTCccaaaaggatgaaaaaaaataactgagCTATACAATTGTTGAAGGAAATGGTTTTATCCCCTGAGATAATGGTGCCCAGGAACTTGGGTATAGTGACAGTCGTGAAGGACACTTCTAATACAGAGAAATTCCtgaggaagaaatacatgggGGTCTGGAGCTGGGAATCCAGCAGGGTGAGAGTGATGATGGTCAAGTTCCCTGTGATGCTGAGTGTGTAGGtgatgaagagaaagatgaagATCACAACCTGGAGCTTAGGGTCGTCTGTTAACCCCAGAAGAATAAACTCTGTGGTTTCTGTATGGTTTCCCATTCTgcagttacttttttttcttctgccaaATCTAAaggcaaaaccagaaagaatCAAGTAGATTGAGGattagtaaaaatgaaaacaaggagcTGTCATATTGAAGTAGTATGCTGTTTTCACCTTTAAGGGACATTTAAAGCCATTCAATACTAATGATTCTTTAATTACCTTTCTTGAAACAGAGAACAACTCCACTTCAAGGCAGTTTGAAAGACAGTTAAGTATCAAACTATGATGCAATAAATATTCATCTCAATGAGAAtggaaattatgaaaaatattttggtGAAGACGTGAAGAGAAAAGTACTCTAAAATATTTCAGTAGTGATGTTGGCTTAGTACAAGTAGTATGATAACAGAATGGAGGTTCCTGCAAATGAGAACTGTGGATTTAGTATATAGTCTAGTGGCCTTGTTCCAAAGTATGTATCCAACTAATGATATCACAAAGAAGTGGGATGATTCTTCAGCTGATATACATCCAGGAAAGATTAAGGATACCTAGTATTGATTGATTGAGTCTGAACCACTTACTAGCCTAAAAATCAGTTAACCCTCTTTGATAATTACCTCATCTTGTAAATATACAGTTTCTTCTGCAGACAAGTCCATATCAAAGGACAATTTTAAGTTATAAGTGTTAATATGTGTGAAACATTATAAGATTATAAATACATGTGCATGATTGTGTTTATGTTTAGCCCAGTGTAATGTCAACAAAATTACCTTTTTCTCACTCCTTTATTGCCATGGCATTAGAAGTGATACTTGCTGTTCACATGCATAAGACCTTATACTCATAGACACCAATCTACTCCACTTAGACGACAATGTTGTCACTTCCCATCAACGATCATATTACTTGGTACATTTACAGAAGGACAGATTTGATTATCAAAGCTATTTTAATACATCTTGTGCTTAGTTTAATTTTAGCTGAAAGGAAGGATATACCCAGTTGATACTGACTTTAATCATTGTTGTTATCATTCTCTTCTTTATGCTGCCACATGTGAGTTTATTGGAGTTGTTACAATACCGGAAGATTTAACTTTTGCATaatgatttttattgtttggtttccTGTATTCTGGAGCTCTTTTTGGGTCCTACTAAATagagtattttattctttaaacgTAAATTATAATTATTCAAATCACAGACTGTGAAAAGTGTTCGAAGtatgtttaaaataatcataatacTGAAACTTCTGATTTATTGCTCCTAAAACTGTAAGAGTCACATGCTGACATTTGAAAACACTGAGACACTTTTTCCCCACTGTATGTCATAATCGTAAAATGTATCATTGTTGATGAATAAATGTacttttagaattaaaaataagtaaatgcataTCATTAGATTAGTACTATTTTGGAAGTGAAAATCCTCTTTTATCCTCTTTTAATGTTGTATCTACTTTTCTTATTCTATGTACTTTGATTTGAACATTTTACAGGTAGCAATGCAattattcattttcctcttaCGAGTTAGAGCTATGAAGGAATGCAGGGagaattgtaaagaaatgtcttaGTAGCTGTTGGTAAATATCCCTTCCTTCCATTAACATTTTTGTACCAGTCCTCAAAGACCAGAAAAACAGGCTTAAGGAAACCTCGACATGGCTTGTTTTCAGTAGGTGATCAAATGTCCAGCTCTAGGGCTGTTTTGATACATTTTCATGTAAAAACATTTGTGAAAACTCAATGGGTTGTAGCCACTTGTCAACTAAATGGGTTTGttacaaactttaaaaattcGTGGATTTCTAGACCATTAAAATGTTCCAAGGATGTGTTTGATCTGAGAGTAAAGATTATGTCCAAACATTTAATTCATCTCTTTAAGTTCAAAATGTTAAGTGAGTTaggttactttttattttttttaaagatgaatataTGTAAACAGAGTTCTGTCTGCAGGTAAACCTgatgccagagagggcatcagatctccttacagatgcttgtgagttgccatgtgactgctgggaattgaactgaggatctctggaagagcagccagctctcttaactgctgagtcatctctccagcccagggttaAGTTATTAACATCTCATTTCCTTCCACCCATTTCATCAAATTTACTTCATACTTGCCTTTTAAAGAATCTGAGATGAATTCCTTGAACAATTCAATGTAACAATTAACAATGATAATTTTTGTTCAGTATCATGATTACAATTAATCTTCAGGATTTCATTATGAAAATATACCCAAATTGTGCCCTTCCCAAGTCTCTACAatgaaataaacaacaacaatgaccCTTGAAATAAACTAGGTAAAGTATGGGCAATTCATATAATATTCATGGGGagaaaactgtattaaaggatatATTAGAGTTGAAAGGTTAAAGGATGCTCTTTTGAGAGACACATTAGGGAGTTTGACTAGTTGCATTTTAGTTTTGATATGTGTGTTTGAATACTGTTAATAATATTTCATGATGCCCTGGATGATCATTTACCTCCATGATACACTGACTTTGAAAGGCCAGttttttctcaagttttcctgcatttatccatttttttctttagtcaaACATCATTAAATGTAACTTATTAGAAAAATTACACAGAGGACATCTCCAAACATATTTTGTTGATCACATTGTCTTCATTATTTATGCattcaaattttaaagaattgttcataATGTTGGTGAATGATGGATAGgaaagaataactgtttcattcaAGGCATGGGTAATATCTAGCTCATCTTCAAATCTCAAATTATATAAAAGTACTCTCTATAATAAAGTTGGATGGATAGGGAGGTAGAGAGGATCTAGGATGAGTTGgtagaggggaaagaatatgatcaaatatattatGTGCAAAAGATTTAAATACCTAAGtaagtaaacaataaaaatattcttatatcAGTATTATCACTGCAGGGTCTAGGTCATACCATAAGGGTTCTTTagagaatttttgtttacttGGATTTAGCAGATTCCTCAGGAGAACTCACTGAGTGactatacttatttttattaaattctctTTTTGCTATTTTCATAGTTACTTATGCAAATCTTTCCAGGAAATATGAACAGAGTAcattaataactttaaataatgATGTACAGGATCAATTTCAatattaatattcatatataGAGAAGAAAACTAAGAGAAAGAGAGTTTATCAGGCCACATTTAATAGCTTGATAGATACTAGCACTACTGTCCAGAAAcgtttttgaaaatgaaaaaagaaactctGATCCATTAATAATAATGGTAGtagagaaacaaaaagcaaactgaaAGGTTGAATTTCACAGAACTGCTAGAGAAGTAATAATAATACTTCATGAAGGTTTATTTAGTTATATACCAATAGATTATGTATTTCCTTATGtatacttcatttaaaaaatgttccaaaTAGAGAATTTGGAACAAGTATCTAACCTCACACTTTTAGTTCATTACCTAGTCATctacaaagaaaacacagaagaaaaatgaaataataatattattatcttAAAACACTATTGATTTCTGATTTAAGATATTATAAAATCAGTTAACATCATAGGAAGCATGTggcttggtctttttttttttttttttttttttttttgagacagggtttctctgtgtagttttggtgcctgtcctggatctcactctatagactaggctggcctcaaactcacagagatccgcctgcctctgcctcctgagtgctaggatcaaaggcatgcaccaccaccgcccagagtgGCTTTGTTTTGAAAGaggttattataatttttaactcAAGTGGACTACTTAATGCATTTATAACTTTTAATGAGgtagtttctttaaaaacaaaatttctctgtTCAAAATAGAGTTGAAATTTCAAGAATGTTTTTGAAAATTgagatttttataaataattgtgTTCCAAAAATTCTGTAGCAACTAGGAATGGCTGTgctattattttcctttcagtTGAAATGATTTCTCAATTTTGACAGTATATTCATAGTAGTAACGATTCATTAAAGGCATTATTTCACTGATCAGAAACTTGTAtatttgatttaattattttcaca comes from Onychomys torridus chromosome 20, mOncTor1.1, whole genome shotgun sequence and encodes:
- the LOC118571117 gene encoding LOW QUALITY PROTEIN: olfactory receptor 6C1-like (The sequence of the model RefSeq protein was modified relative to this genomic sequence to represent the inferred CDS: substituted 1 base at 1 genomic stop codon), producing MGNHTETTEFILLGLTDDPKLQVVIFIFLFITYTLSITGNLTIITLTLLDSQLQTPMYFFLRNFSVLEVSFTTVTIPKFLGTIISGDKTISFNNCIAQLFFFILLGVTEFYLLAAMSYDRYVAICKPLHYLTIMSQKVCTMLVFACWLVSFLIIFPALMLLLHLDYCGSNIIDHYTCDYFPLLQLSCSDTKFLEKMGFSCAVFTLMFTLALIFLSYTYIIRTIVKIPSASQRTKAFSTCSSHMIVISISYGSXIFMYIKPSASERASLTKGVAILNTSVAPMLNPFIYSLRNQQVKQAFMNMARKMVFFTST